The sequence below is a genomic window from Candidatus Poribacteria bacterium.
GAAGCCCTCCCGCGAGCTATCGAACGCCCAAACCAAGCAGGCCCTGGCGGATTACGCCCAAAGGGGTGGTTTCATCCTGGTTGACGGCATATGGCAGGGGGAACTGGTGCCGAACTCCGCCCGGTCACCAATCACACCCGATCATCAGATCCTGCTTTACCCCAACATGATAGGCAATCTGCCGGGGCAGTTGAGAAGGATGGAGCTCGTTCAGTCCGGCGGGAGGGTTATCGGTGTGATCACACACGGTGAACTTACCCCACAGTGGGCGAGGGCCACGTCGAGTATGGCTGCCTCCACCGTTCAGGTGAAACTGGGGATCAACCTCATAATTTACGCCCTGACTCAGAGCAAGCTCTGCAACAACTCGAACTTCGATATCTACAAGGATCCGAACTCAAGGGAATATCGGAGGAAACATCCTCGAAAGGTCGAGCTGTCCCCCGAGATATGAGATGATGTGGGGGGTGAGAGACATGAAAGCCGAGATGATGGAGGTCGTGGAACACCTTCGTCTGAGAAACGACGTGGTCGGGGTTTTCCTCCTAAGCGGGCCGGTGAGATCGCGATTCGTCGTCGTAGCTCAATCCGAACCCCAATGTCTGGAGAGGCTCTGGCACGGAATAGACGGGGATATCATATCCTTCGAGGTGATAGGGTTAAGGGAGTTGGAGAGGATGATCCGCTCGGCCGAGCGAAACGGATATGTGCCTCCGGAGTATCTATCGCTGGCGGACGCCGAGGTGCTCTTCGATACGATGTCCATCCTCGGCGAGGCCAAGGAGAGGTTTTCCGAACTCAAGGATCGCCGGTTTAGACTCAACGAGTCGGATCAGAGGAGATACAGGTGTGAGCTCTCCGTCCTCATGGAGGAGATCAAATCGCCCTGTCAGACCGATCTGGCCAGAGAGGTCAGGATATTCCAGCTGATCGAAACCGCTCTCAAGTGCTACATGGACCTGAACGGGATGAGATGGACGAACCTGGATGAGGCCATCGAGAGGGTGAGGAGGAAGGACATCGATCTGTATGAGAGGATGATCGAGGCCATCAGAGGTGAGAAAGGGGAGAGGAGGATCGCCGCCCTGGAGGAGATCCTGGCGAAGGTTTTAACCCCGATCGGCGGGGTGTGGCGATCGGACGAGCCGATAGCCGTGGGCAGATGTTCCAGATGCAGGGAGTCCTCCTTCTGTCTCCGCTCGCCCGAGGATGAGGC
It includes:
- a CDS encoding DUF4159 domain-containing protein produces the protein MRRICLYIVSLGIIAIFLGCAATTQQTTSTGERSTQAQAQAKTEVSKPAAEKMPKAAAAQSTIQNDPSTGEISGTCTLTILFLPSLGRSFDRAMFGLKNVANILNHKTKVSVDPRLGIASVAPNMLYSLKAPFLLVKPSRELSNAQTKQALADYAQRGGFILVDGIWQGELVPNSARSPITPDHQILLYPNMIGNLPGQLRRMELVQSGGRVIGVITHGELTPQWARATSSMAASTVQVKLGINLIIYALTQSKLCNNSNFDIYKDPNSREYRRKHPRKVELSPEI